A single window of Ananas comosus cultivar F153 linkage group 19, ASM154086v1, whole genome shotgun sequence DNA harbors:
- the LOC109724990 gene encoding probable sodium-coupled neutral amino acid transporter 6: MKTQFIFPHNLTTMHTNYSIIPRNSSIELQTHNPTSTNGHRSENDSKKGFFDEEDGDEFDDLPLILNGAVMERSEEGSGIPGAVFNLATSIIGAGIMALPATMKVLGLLVGFVSIILMGILSEISIELLVRFSALYKASSYGEVVQSALGRPFRVLSEICIIINNAGILVVYLIIIGDVMSGSLKHAGVFDQLLGSGVWDHRKLVILVVLIVFLAPLCALEKIDSLSLTSAASVALAVVFVLVSCVIASVKLVEGRTWTPRMGPDFSSRAALLDLLVVIPIMTNAYVCHFNVQPIYNELKDRTPKKMYNVGRITTVLCVVVYASTAISGYLLFGDDTEADVLTNFDKDLGIRFSSILNYIVRIGYVLHLVLVFPVIHFSLRQTVDSLVFGASSPRSRKRTLALTAVLLGVIYFGSTMIPNIWVAFKFTGATTGLALGFIFPSLVALRLDKQGKNLRLVEKVLSFGMLVLAIIVSIVGVIGNIYSLKNRSE, from the coding sequence ATGAAAACCCAATTTATATTTCCTCATAATCTTACCACCATGCACACCAATTACTCCATTATCCCAAGAAATTCCTCTATTGAGCTCCAAACCCACAACCCCACCTCAACCAATGGCCATAGATCAGAGAATGACTCTAAAAAGGGCTTCTTTGACGAAGAAGACGGCGACGAGTTCGACGATCTCCCCCTCATTCTTAATGGGGCAGTTATGGAGAGATCCGAGGAAGGTTCCGGAATCCCCGGCGCCGTGTTCAATTTGGCCACTTCGATCATCGGGGCAGGTATCATGGCTCTCCCTGCCACAATGAAGGTCCTTGGCCTTCTTGTCGGGTTCGTCTCGATAATTCTTATGGGTATCCTATCAGAGATTAGCATCGAGCTTCTTGTTCGATTCTCCGCGCTGTATAAAGCCTCTTCGTATGGCGAAGTCGTCCAATCGGCCCTCGGGCGCCCCTTTAGGGTTTTGTCGGAGATCTGCATTATAATCAACAATGCAGGAATTCTCGTGGTTTATCTGATTATCATTGGGGATGTAATGTCGGGGTCGTTGAAGCACGCCGGCGTGTTCGACCAATTGCTAGGGAGTGGGGTTTGGGATCACCGCAAGCTGGTAATTTTAGTGGTTCTAATTGTCTTTTTAGCCCCTCTATGTGCTTTGGAGAAGATCGACTCGTTGAGCTTGACTTCCGCTGCGTCGGTCGCCCTAGCTGTCGTGTTCGTCCTCGTTTCCTGTGTTATTGCATCCGTAAAGCTCGTTGAGGGCCGAACTTGGACCCCGAGAATGGGGCCGGATTTTTCGTCGAGAGCCGCGCTTTTGGATTTGCTTGTTGTTATTCCAATCATGACAAATGCGTATGTTTGCCACTTCAATGTCCAGCCGATTTACAACGAGCTTAAAGATCGAACGCCTAAGAAGATGTATAACGTTGGGAGAATCACGACAGTTTTATGTGTAGTTGTCTACGCTTCGACTGCAATTTCGGGCTATCTGCTATTTGGGGATGATACGGAAGCCGATGTGCTTACCAATTTTGATAAGGACCTCGGAATTCGGTTCAGCTCGATCCTGAATTATATCGTAAGAATTGGTTATGTTCTTCACCTGGTTCTTGTTTTCCCTGTCATTCATTTCTCTCTAAGGCAGACAGTAGATTCATTAGTCTTTGGCGCATCATCCCCCCGAAGCAGAAAGAGGACGTTGGCTTTAACCGCTGTCCTTTTGGGAGTTATCTATTTTGGGTCTACTATGATACCCAACATTTGGGTTGCTTTCAAGTTCACGGGAGCGACGACGGGTCTCGCGTTGGGCTTCATTTTCCCCTCGCTAGTGGCTTTGAGGTTAGATAAGCAAGGGAAGAACTTGAGATTAGTGGAGAAAGTCCTGTCATTTGGGATGCTGGTCTTGGCGATAATTGTTAGCATCGTAGGAGTGATTGGGAATATTTATAGCCTCAAAAATCGATCGGAATGA